Below is a genomic region from Bacteroidota bacterium.
AGCTAATACTTTGTCTAAAATGGCCAATGGGATTGCAGATAATCTTCTTGTTGCGACTTATTTATCGGCAAGGTGTCCTGTATATTTTGCTCCTGCAATGGACCTGGATATGTATAAGCATCCTACAACAGCCGGAAGTGTTAAGAAGCTTAAATCTTTTGGTAACATTTTTATAGATGCAAATTTTGGGGAATTGGCATCCGGACTGGTGGGAGAAGGTAGAATGGCCGAACCTGTAGAGATAGTTGATTTTATTGCAAAACATATTGCCATTGATTTACCGTTAAAAGGAAAAAAAGTTCTAATTACTGCAGGTCCGACATACGAAGCTATAGACCCTGTACGTTTTATCGGTAATCATTCTTCGGGAAAGATGGGATTTGAGATAGCTAATGAATGTGCTGTTCAGGGTGCAGAAGTGATTCTGATATCAGGACCAACGTCTTTATCGGTTAATAATCCCGGAATTAAAAAAATTGATGTTAGTTCTGCCGGAGAGATGTATGACGAAGTACACAATAATTTTTCCGGAGTGGATATCGGTATATTTTCGGCTGCAGTAGCCGATTACAGACCCAAAAATGTAGCTTCAGAAAAAATTAAAAAGAAGGATACTTCAATGGTTATTGAGCTGGAACCAAATTCCGATATATTGGCATCTGTCGGTAAAATAAAAACTAATCAGCTATTGGTTGGTTTTGCATTGGAGACCGAAAATGAGCTGGATAATGCAAAAAGCAAGTTGGAGAGAAAAAATCTTGATTTTATTGTATTGAACTCTCTAAAAGATAGTGGTGCAGGATTTAAGCACGACACAAATAAAATTACGATTGTTGAACGCTCTGGAGAGCTTACAAAATACGATTTAAAAACAAAAAAAGAGGTTGCAGCTGATATTGTAACCAAAGTTATTTCAAAACTATAGTATGCGTAAACTAACTTTCTTATTATTGATTTTCTTGAATAGCTCATTGTGGGCTCAAGAACTTAACTGTGAAATTGTGGTTAATTCCGATCGGATCGGTGGCACTAATAAGCAGCGATTCGAAACTCTGCAGACTTCACTTACCGAGTTTATGAATTCCACCGTGTGGACGCAATATAGCTATGAAGTAGAAGAGCGTATCGATGTGATTATTAGTTTGATATTGATGCAGGAGATTTCGTCAGATCAGTTCACGGCCACTATTCAGGTTCAGAGCCGTCGTCCGGTTTATGATACAGATTATTTTAGCCCAACATATAATTTTAAGGATACTAAATTTCAGTTTAAATATACTGAGTTTGAACCCTTGGTATATAATGAGCAAAGTTTCACAAGTAATTTGGTCTCCACAATGGCATTTTACGCATACCTGATGCTGGGAATAGATGATGATACCTTTAAGGAAAATGGAGGAACACCATATTTTGAAAAGGCCAGAAAAGTTGTTGAATTTGCACAAAACCAGGGTTTTTCGGGATGGGATCCAACATCAAACAGAACTAATCGATATTGGATTGTAGAAAATTTATTATCGGAAACTTATTCTGAGGCCCGACAGGCTTCTTATCAGTATCACAGATTGGGACTGGATATAATGAGTAAAGATCCTGTAGGAGGAAAAAACCAGATCATTGAATCGATAAAGAAACTTGAAAAAGTTGCACAAAGCAGGTCAAACGCCAATATTGTGAGAAACTTCATGGATGCTAAGGCAGATGAGATAGTGGAAATATTTAGCGCAGGGCCACCCGTTGATATCGAAGCTCTTAGAGAATCATTAACTAATATAAGTCCGACTAATCAGTCAAATTGGGCAAAATTGAAGTAGATTGTTGTAAATTATAGTATAAAAAAAAGCATTAGAAAAATATATTTTTCTAATGCTTTTTTTTTGATTAAGCTGTTTGT
It encodes:
- a CDS encoding DUF4835 family protein, yielding MRKLTFLLLIFLNSSLWAQELNCEIVVNSDRIGGTNKQRFETLQTSLTEFMNSTVWTQYSYEVEERIDVIISLILMQEISSDQFTATIQVQSRRPVYDTDYFSPTYNFKDTKFQFKYTEFEPLVYNEQSFTSNLVSTMAFYAYLMLGIDDDTFKENGGTPYFEKARKVVEFAQNQGFSGWDPTSNRTNRYWIVENLLSETYSEARQASYQYHRLGLDIMSKDPVGGKNQIIESIKKLEKVAQSRSNANIVRNFMDAKADEIVEIFSAGPPVDIEALRESLTNISPTNQSNWAKLK
- the coaBC gene encoding bifunctional phosphopantothenoylcysteine decarboxylase/phosphopantothenate--cysteine ligase CoaBC gives rise to the protein MQEVLKGKNVLIGVTASIAAYKSAMLIREFVKVGANVKVVMTKAATEFITPLTLSTLSKNPVHTKFTTGEEGVWNSHVDLGIWADFMVVAPATANTLSKMANGIADNLLVATYLSARCPVYFAPAMDLDMYKHPTTAGSVKKLKSFGNIFIDANFGELASGLVGEGRMAEPVEIVDFIAKHIAIDLPLKGKKVLITAGPTYEAIDPVRFIGNHSSGKMGFEIANECAVQGAEVILISGPTSLSVNNPGIKKIDVSSAGEMYDEVHNNFSGVDIGIFSAAVADYRPKNVASEKIKKKDTSMVIELEPNSDILASVGKIKTNQLLVGFALETENELDNAKSKLERKNLDFIVLNSLKDSGAGFKHDTNKITIVERSGELTKYDLKTKKEVAADIVTKVISKL